The DNA region TCGTAGTTTAACTAAATATGAGGATGTTGAAAATGCCGTATTCAAACATATAGATACCCTAGCTATGAAACTACGTAGACAAAAACAATGCACTAGCTCCATTTCTGTATTTGTACATACTAATAGATTTAGAACCCAAGACAAACAATATTACAATAGTTTTAAAGTTCCCTTACTAAAAGCATCCAACAATACAACTACACTGATCAGAGTGGCTAAAGTAGGTTTACAAAAGATATTCAAACCAGGATTTAATTACAAAAAATGCGGAGTAATGGCATTTGATTTATGCCCTGAGAATGTATTACAAGGATCATTGTTTTCTGTTGCAGAAAATGATAAATCCAATACTGCAATGCATGTTATGGATGAAATAAACAAGCGATATGGCTATAAAGTCACACGGATTGCTGCTCATGGATTTTTGCATAAAGCACACATGTTGATAAATCATATTTCACCATGCTATACAACAGAATTGGATGATATATTAACTATAAAAATTTAGGCTGTTTATTTTTTTAATTAGTAACAAGTATTAATTATATACTTCTCGCTTGGGATTTAACATCCTTTCTTTTTTGTTATCCAATAGCGCAAGATCATTTTTTCCCATTCTTTTATATAAAAGCGATCTAAATTGATATACTTCCGAATTCGTATGATTAATCTCTATTGATTTGCTAAAATAAAATAAAGCCTTATCATTTTGTTTTAAATCAAAATAAACTCTTCCTAAAAAATAAGTTGCAGTATCGCTTCTTTGATTAAAACTCAACGCTTTTTTTAGATCATTTATTGAAAGATCATATAGTTTCAACCTAAAGTAGATCTTAGCTCTTTCGCAATATATATCATTTGTCAACGGTGCAATTCCAATCGATTTATTAATATCATCAAGTGCTTGATTATAGTTTTGCAAAATATAATTAACTCCTGATTTTCCATGCCAATAAGAAAATTCATTAGGGGCCATCTTAGTTGCGGTATTAAAATCCGCTAAAGATTCATACAAATTCTTTTGATAAAATTCTATAGTGGCTTTCAAACCATAGACTTCAGCACTTTGTGTTTTATTAGAAATGCATCTATTACAATCAGCTAAAGCATCATCAAATTTTTCCATCTGCCCAAAAACATGGGCTCTAAATGAATATGATTCCATATCTAAGCTATCTATAGCAATTGCTCTGTTTGCATCAATAAGTGCACCATTGTAATTTTTCATAATTAAGTAAAGTCTACCTCTATTTATTAAGGCATCTTTGGGCGAACTATTTAACTTAATCGCAGCACTATAATCATTGATGCTCTTGATATATTGTTGCATAGAGAAGTAACAATATGCTCGAAGTAAATAACTATTCTCATTTTTATTGCTTAAAGCAATAGATTGATCTAAAGATTGAATACATTTTTGTATATCATTCTTAACAAAATACGCCTGAGCAAGGCTATAATATAACTCGTCAGTAGGTTTTGTTTTTATTTGCTCTTTAATTATAGAAATAGCACTATCGTACTGTTTATTTGCTATTAAAATTTGCCAATCTTGGGTGGTTTGTGAGTATATATACTTTGATAGAAAAAAAGATAAAAAAATTGCAATTAGCCGCGTACTTATAATTTTTGTCATTTAGCGAATTTTGGATAACGCAAATATAAATTGTTGCATTTTAATTTCAATTCTAAATTATAATCTAAAAATTCTAAATTCTATTTAATCTTATTTTGTATCTCTCTAGTATTAGTATCCTCTCCACGCATTCCTGTAACTCTAACAACATGTTTAGCCTCCAAAATCCCATCTTCCAACGGTTGCATTAAATTTTCAATATCTTGTTTCGTATCAGCAATTAACCATTCGTTCCACTTATTTTCTGGAATAATTAAGGGCATTCTTTTTTTTACGTTATGAATTTTCGTCAATAAATCATTTGCAGGAGTTGTAATAATGGAAAATGTATACATTATTTCTCCTGTTTCTTGATCCGTCCATGGTGCATATACAATACCCAAGGAAAATATATTGTGCTCTGGAAAAGTCAGATAGTAATTCTCAGTTTCTTTCTGCCCCTTTATACTATGAGGCTCATAAAATCCGTCAACCAATAAAAGTCCTCGATTTTTTAAGATGTAAGGAGCGTAACTTTTTTTCTCAAAAATAGATTCACTTTCCGCATTTAAGGTATTTGCGTACTTTTTAGCATCGTCTTCGGTTTTAACCCAAAAAGGTAACAGCTTCCATCTTGATGGCTGAATCAATTTAGAATCACTATTTAATATTGTTGGCAAAAATGGTCGAGCAAATCCAGAAACATGATAAAAACTTTCAATAGCCGTTTGAATTACTAAAGATTTATTTATTGCAAATTTCTCTAGCTTTTCCTTTGGAGCGGTTGAAACATGGTAACACATAAACTATCCTATTTCGTCACAAGTTAACAATTGTAGTTTTATCCAATATCTAAAAAATTCAAAAATAAAATCCGACATAATACCACCCACTCTTTTTGTTTAATGCGCTCAATACAATTTATTTTCAAATGGATGAAGATATTGCAGGCGCTACAATGATAGTGGAAATATTCTCTGATTTATTGAGATATCAACTATATAACCCTGATGAAATGGTCCCAATTGAACAAGAGATTCAATGTATAAATAGTTATATACAATTGCAAAAGCTTCGACTTTCGGAAAATTTGGATCTGAAAGTAACGTATGATATTGAATTAAAGGATCAAAAGATTTACATATTATGGTTTTTACCTTTAATTGAAAATGCATTTAAGTATTCGGGTGGTAAATTATATTTAAATATGGAATTGGGAAAAAATGGAAATTGGATAGAATTTTACATTGAAAATTCGAAAGATTCGCTATTGGAATTAAATAAGTTTCAGCAAGGAATTGGTTTGGAAAATCTTAGAAGAAGACTAGAATTAATCTATCCGAACAAACATAGTCTGATTATTCATGCGAGTGATGTTGATTTCAAAGTAATTTTAAAATTGAAATATGCCTGAACGCCTAACTTGTGTTGTCATAGATAATGAGCCCTTTGCGAGAAGAGGGTTAACGCGTTATGTCGAGGATTTATTTTTTTTGCAATTGGTCGGCGTAGGTGAAAATATTGATGATTGAAAAAATATATTAGCAGGCCAGAAAGTGGATCTTTTTTTTGGATATTGAAATGCCACGTAAAACCGGTATAGATTTTTTGTTGGAACATTTGGAACGACCGTTGGTCATACTTACCACAGCTTATTCACAATATGCTTTCCAAAGTTTTGAACTAAATGTATTAGACTATTTAATAAAACCTATTAGTCAAGAAAGATTCATCAAGTCTGTAGAAAAAGCTAGAGACTATATAGACCTAACACATGATCAAAATACTAATTATTTGTTTGTAAAATCCGGTCAAAAAATAGAGAAGATCTATTTTTCAGAGATTAGAGTACTTAAAGCCGCAGAAAACTATGTTACTTTAATATTGGAAGACAGACAATTGTTTGGACATATAACCATGCAACAAATCCTGTCGCAATTACCTGCTGATGATTTTATACAGACACATAAATCCTTTATCGTTTCTATAAAGGATATTGAATACGTAAATACAAATTCTATTGGGATAAAAAATATGGAGATTCCTATTGGGAAAACATTCAAAACTGCTCTAAAAGATAAACTACGGAAAAAGAAGTGATGCCTCCTGCACAAACTGATACATCTCCAATTATTAAAGTTTTTATTATATCCTACTTGTCAATTCCTACTAAAATTTGATGCCAATTCATATCTTAAGTATAATTACTCAACGAGACTTTTAACATTTTTTAACTACCCAACTTGGGAACACCTTGGGATTTCGGCTTCTCCGTTTGGCCAGTTTTGCTATTGTAAACAACACGACACCGTGTTTATTTCAACAACAAAAAAAATCTACCACCATGTTGGAAAAAATTAGCTCGTCGCATTATTGGATGACTATTGGAGTCACCACAGCAGTCTATTATGTAGGTATTGGTTTCCGCTTTTACGGGAAGAAGATCATTCGTTCTTTTTCCCGTAACATTTCTCCAAGGACAAACTTCCCATCGCACAATTCCGCCATCAACGTTATGGGCGCACTATCCCCTGAAAATACCCAGATGGAAGAAGAATCCAATCATGAAATCCCACCAGAAGAAACGCCGGAAACCATTCGGAAACTGGACAAAACAACAGAGACAGGCAACCAGATCACAGAAGTATTGTCGAGTCTGGGTACCAATACAGATTCCAAAGAATTGATCTCAAAACTTTCAAGTATCATCCAAAAACAAAATCTCACGGATGAACTTACGCCCTTCATGGATTCCTTGAATTGGCATATGTCGCAGACCGCACTGGATAGTTGTGGTATTGTACTAGAAGAAGACGACCTCAAAGCCGTCTGGAAAAAAGAATAAGACAACTTTGATTTATCTAATTCTACTTAACTACAACTACATATTTCTGCAATTTTTTAACCTCAAAACCAATCCATCATGAAACTAATCAAAATTCCAAAGACTATAAAGGTCTTGTCAGTCACCATACTTTTGACTACACTCACTGTTGTCGTAATGGCACAGACCGGAGACGGTGCCGCAGGTATTGAAGAAGCTACGACGAAAGTAAAAAGCTATTTCTCCGTTGCCACTAAACTGATGTATGCTATCGGTGCCGTAGTGGGTATCGTAGGTGCCATCAAGGTATTCAACAAATGGAACTCCGGGGACCAAGACACCAACAAAGTGGCCGCCGCATGGTTTGGTAGCTGCATCTTCCTAGTCGTTGTTGCTACCGTCCTACAAAGCTTCTTTGGCGTCTAGTTAAATGGACACTGGGTAACTATTCGTATATAGTTGTCTTGATTCTACAATTCACAATTCATAACTCCAAATTTATCATTGAAATGGAACAAATACTAATACATCAACTACACAGTTATATGCTGCAAAATAATCCAGATCTATTGCTGGCATTGCAGGGAGCAGGAAAGGTAACCGAATACCTGGAACAAAAAGTACAGACCGCCTATCCTTTGTTGGACCAACTGATAGAACAAGAAACCGCTCCCAGTTTCATAGAGGAAGCGTGCATGGATTTTCTGACACAGGACCTAAAACCGTCCCGATACCTTTTTTTGTCGGATTTCTTGGAGACTCAGTTCAGCAGCAAGTATCTAAGGTGGAAACAACAGGGCATACTCGTCTATGAGATTACCAATCTGGAAGCGCTTCTGATTCCCATCTTTGAGGATTTTCAGTTCAGTGAGGATAGCCAGACCGATACCGCCTTCAATTATGTACTGCTCAAAAAAATACAGGAATACTTCCATTCTACCAAAATCATCCATTAAACAGCGATATGCAGTATAGTTTCAACAAGGGCATCAACCGCCCACTGGAATTCAAGGGGATCCGTGCCCAGTATCTGGTCTATATGGTGGTCGGACTCGTCGCTCTGCTGTTTTTGTTTGCTTTGCTTTACCTGATCGGTGTCACACTCTATCTGGTGCTTCCCGTCATTGGCACACTCGGCACCTTGTTGTTTTCAATAGTTGGTAAGTATTCCAAAAAATACGGCGTGCATGGTCTGGGTAAACAAGCAGGATTCAAGGCGCTCCCCAAAGCACTCAAGACCAGGACGATGGTTAGACTATTCAAAGACCTATAGTAATTATTATTTATTTCTTCTTCAACCGGTAAATTATGATCGTTGTTTTTTTTATACTAGTCGTTGTTCTGGTTGCCTCGTTTCTATTGGAACTGAAAGAACCCAAGGACGAACGTCGGGACTTGAAAGAGATGTTCCCTCTTTACAAAATGGAAAACGGATTTTTACTTTCCAAACAGGGAGACATCACCCTTTGTTTGGAGCTGGAACTACCCGAGATATTCACCCTTTCCACGGAAGAATACGAAAGGCTACACGCCCTATGGACAAAGGTGATTGGACTGTTACCCGTTGGATGCATCCTCCACAAAAAAGACGTCTTTACAAAGGATGGAGTGGGCACAGTATCCCAACAAAAGGATTTTCTCTCCCTGAGTGCCAATTCCCATTTCAAGGGAAGGGCAACACTGAAACACCGGAGTTTTTTGATGCTCACAATGAAGGCTCCTGGAAGAAAACCCGCCTCTCACGTCTCCAGTAACCTACTTCGAAAACACTTTATCGAACCCGCAGTGTTGAATAACCGTTTCTTGATGGATTTCCAGGCTAACGTAGCGCGGTTTGAAAGGGTACTTTCAGAAGATGGTCTGGTCAAAAGTCGTCGGTTGTCCGAAGTGCAATTATTGGGCACAAAAGAAAAAAACGGACTATTGGATAGTCATCTAAACCTGGAACCTATGGGTAGTTCATCCAAATTGGTCGATATCCAGTTCAAACCAGAGTTCACAATAGGTAATAAAAAAGTAGTGACCTATAGTCTGTCAGAGACCGAGGACCTACCTGCCTTTGTTGCTTCTTCCAAGAGATATGACAAGTTCAGTACGGACAAAACGACGCTGAGTACCGGTTTTATGGCACCCTTGGGTATTTTGTTGGAATGCAACCATAGCCTGGAACAGTTCATTGTCATCAGCGACGGACAAAAAACAATGCGGGAATTGGAGCAAAAAAGAAAAAGGATGCAGTCCTTATCGTTATCCGGAAGAAACAATGCGCTTAGCGCAAATGCGATCAACGATTTTATGGACGAGTCCATTTCCAAGGGTATAGCCCCCATAAAAGCCCATATACACATCAGCGCCTGGACGGAAGGGAATATTTCCGTGGCAGAACTGGATACCAAAGTTGCTGCCGCCGTCTCGCAGGCAGGTTTCCGCCCCCGAAAGGAGGATCTATGTGCCGCCCAACTGTATTGGGCAGCACTACCTGGAAACGAAAGTGAGATTCCAAGCAGTGAGCTATTTGACACTTTTATTCCACAAGCCTCCTGCATGTTAACTATGGAGACTGCCTACCATAGTGACAAAGCAGATACAGGGACAAGGTTCTGTGACCGTAACGGCATGCCGCTTTGGCTAGATCTCTATGACAACCCTAGAAAGAAAGGTCTTACCTCCAATATGGGTACACTCGTATGTGGTAGCAGTGGCGGTGGTAAATCGATGACCGTCAACCATATCCTTCGTTCCCAATACATACAGGGAGGTCATATCGTTGTGGTGGATATCGGAGGTAGTTACAAGGCGCAATGTGAACTCAGTGGTGGCTATTACTTCACCTACGAGGAAAACAACCCGATCAGGTTCAATCCGTTTTATCTACCGAAAGGGACAACACTGGATACGGAAAAGAAGGAAAGCCTAAAGACCCTACTCGCGGCACTCTGGAAGCAGGAAAACGAGGATTTTACGCGT from Rhizosphaericola mali includes:
- a CDS encoding tetratricopeptide repeat protein is translated as MTKIISTRLIAIFLSFFLSKYIYSQTTQDWQILIANKQYDSAISIIKEQIKTKPTDELYYSLAQAYFVKNDIQKCIQSLDQSIALSNKNENSYLLRAYCYFSMQQYIKSINDYSAAIKLNSSPKDALINRGRLYLIMKNYNGALIDANRAIAIDSLDMESYSFRAHVFGQMEKFDDALADCNRCISNKTQSAEVYGLKATIEFYQKNLYESLADFNTATKMAPNEFSYWHGKSGVNYILQNYNQALDDINKSIGIAPLTNDIYCERAKIYFRLKLYDLSINDLKKALSFNQRSDTATYFLGRVYFDLKQNDKALFYFSKSIEINHTNSEVYQFRSLLYKRMGKNDLALLDNKKERMLNPKREVYN
- a CDS encoding SOS response-associated peptidase, with product MCYHVSTAPKEKLEKFAINKSLVIQTAIESFYHVSGFARPFLPTILNSDSKLIQPSRWKLLPFWVKTEDDAKKYANTLNAESESIFEKKSYAPYILKNRGLLLVDGFYEPHSIKGQKETENYYLTFPEHNIFSLGIVYAPWTDQETGEIMYTFSIITTPANDLLTKIHNVKKRMPLIIPENKWNEWLIADTKQDIENLMQPLEDGILEAKHVVRVTGMRGEDTNTREIQNKIK
- a CDS encoding histidine kinase → MDEDIAGATMIVEIFSDLLRYQLYNPDEMVPIEQEIQCINSYIQLQKLRLSENLDLKVTYDIELKDQKIYILWFLPLIENAFKYSGGKLYLNMELGKNGNWIEFYIENSKDSLLELNKFQQGIGLENLRRRLELIYPNKHSLIIHASDVDFKVILKLKYA
- a CDS encoding LytR/AlgR family response regulator transcription factor; amino-acid sequence: MPRKTGIDFLLEHLERPLVILTTAYSQYAFQSFELNVLDYLIKPISQERFIKSVEKARDYIDLTHDQNTNYLFVKSGQKIEKIYFSEIRVLKAAENYVTLILEDRQLFGHITMQQILSQLPADDFIQTHKSFIVSIKDIEYVNTNSIGIKNMEIPIGKTFKTALKDKLRKKK
- a CDS encoding DUF4134 domain-containing protein; amino-acid sequence: MKLIKIPKTIKVLSVTILLTTLTVVVMAQTGDGAAGIEEATTKVKSYFSVATKLMYAIGAVVGIVGAIKVFNKWNSGDQDTNKVAAAWFGSCIFLVVVATVLQSFFGV
- a CDS encoding DUF4133 domain-containing protein, which gives rise to MQYSFNKGINRPLEFKGIRAQYLVYMVVGLVALLFLFALLYLIGVTLYLVLPVIGTLGTLLFSIVGKYSKKYGVHGLGKQAGFKALPKALKTRTMVRLFKDL
- a CDS encoding TraG family conjugative transposon ATPase; this encodes MIVVFFILVVVLVASFLLELKEPKDERRDLKEMFPLYKMENGFLLSKQGDITLCLELELPEIFTLSTEEYERLHALWTKVIGLLPVGCILHKKDVFTKDGVGTVSQQKDFLSLSANSHFKGRATLKHRSFLMLTMKAPGRKPASHVSSNLLRKHFIEPAVLNNRFLMDFQANVARFERVLSEDGLVKSRRLSEVQLLGTKEKNGLLDSHLNLEPMGSSSKLVDIQFKPEFTIGNKKVVTYSLSETEDLPAFVASSKRYDKFSTDKTTLSTGFMAPLGILLECNHSLEQFIVISDGQKTMRELEQKRKRMQSLSLSGRNNALSANAINDFMDESISKGIAPIKAHIHISAWTEGNISVAELDTKVAAAVSQAGFRPRKEDLCAAQLYWAALPGNESEIPSSELFDTFIPQASCMLTMETAYHSDKADTGTRFCDRNGMPLWLDLYDNPRKKGLTSNMGTLVCGSSGGGKSMTVNHILRSQYIQGGHIVVVDIGGSYKAQCELSGGYYFTYEENNPIRFNPFYLPKGTTLDTEKKESLKTLLAALWKQENEDFTRSEYVALSNAVAGYYMHLANNNQMFPCFDSFYEYLQSDYVKLLETQGVRDRYFDVHNFLYVLRPYYKGGEFDFLLNAKENLDLLNNRFIVIELDAIKDHPILFPVVTMVVMELFISKMRNLEGQRKVLCVDEAWAAIAKAGMAAFLKYAFKTIRKFNGIPIVITQELDDLVDSPVIKEAIINNADVKILMDMRKYQSKFDKLQSVLGLSDKGKALLLSVNKENREIFIDLGGQSMKVFKNELCPEEYLAYTTEGKERVEVLEYAKKYGSMEAGIRQLTKKQ